gttgctgctggaagaggtgccagtgaggccagcagggggtgctcacccggTCCTAGCGCCCCAGAGTAGTGATTGGGACGCTATACTGTCaacgagcaccgtccttcggatgagacattaaaccgaggtcctgactctctgtggtcattaaaaatcccaggatgtctttcgaaaagagtagaggtgtgacctcggcatcctggctaaatttgcccattggcctctgaccatcatggcctcctaacaatccccatatctgctgattggcttcatcactctgtctcctctccaccagtaagctggtgtgtggtgggcgttctggcgcaatatggctgccgtcgcatcatccaggtggatgctgcacactggtggtggatgaggagatacccccctgtctatgtaaagcgctttgagtgcttagaaaagctctatataaatgtaaggaattatattaattaattattattatatgataaaCAGTTTGGCTTTGCACCTTCCTAAAATATTTAATGAGATAAaattttagtctatgctgctatAGGCTTCACACAATGCACATCTATGCTTTATTTCAGTGATAATGTTTTAAAAGGCACCTTCCTATGAAGTCAGTATACCGCAGCTCActatgttttggaacagagccatagATATAAGTTGATATTTCAGGTAAATATCACATTATGCGGCTGGCCAAACACTCATTATACAGAATATGACAATGATACATTTGCAATTAAAATTTGTTCTCTGCTCCATGTCACATCCATTTTCTGTTTCCAATAGAAAGTCAAGATAAACAATTCTGTGAGCTGGACTAATGACACAAGAAGCTTTAACCTAAAATAAGAGGAAGTCAAGCACATTGCTATAAATAATAGCTCTAGTTCACGCAAAGGAAGAATTTTCCTCCTCCCTTCCATGGCACCATTATTACTGTATATCTTGCACGTTTGCTTATCTCTGCTATGTAATAAAAAAGTCAAATGACTGATTAGTGGGAACAGTGTCCAATGCAAATttgaacacacacgcacaaaaaaataaaagattaaaaaaaaatgtccgtAAAGTGATTATTTAGCACATACAATTTCTGTGAAGTGTTAAGTAAACAAAGTCATACATTGCAACAGTGCAAACAGTGAAAAGACTGAGGCACAAAACATCCATATTTGAGCATTATGACCAGCACAACAAAGCAACACTGGCTCAACCCATGCTATGAATGCGGGGGGTGCTCATAAAAACTCATTATTTTTCACTATTGAAACAAATGATGGCTATTTCCTGTGTATATCACAATCAGGAATGATAAAACATCATGTTTTGACACAGCTGTTTTGCAATTCCAGTTAAAGAGTTTAGcctttttctttctctgtcttctttctttcattcttgtCAGTTTGTGAGTTTGTGTAACCGCTATTGAAACTATTGGGCACTGAACATTAAGAATATTATCTCTGCAGACATCATACTGTtgaaatttcaggaaaaaaagagaaagccaGAAAAAGCATTAGTATTGGCTACAACTTCACTTTCCCATCATGATGTCACTTCTACATATATAGGCAGAGGAAGCTTGCTAAGAGGCAAGCTCTGAATGGTCATTTCTCTCAGTCAAGAACCCTAAGTTTAAGatgaaatagttttatttatactCTGTTCAGTGAGATTTTCTAAGAAAACTAGTCAACTCTGGTAAGTCAAAACTATATTTGAAGTGTTACGGTTAATGCGCTTTACACTTTTTGGCTTGGAAACCTGATCCACTCTGTTTGGAGATTTGCTAGCATTTAGGGATTTCAGTTTTTTAGAGGGAATCCCAGTTTTTTATTCTCTTGAAGAGTTTGGCTTCACATACAGTAGTTTAAGAAATACTAGTTGGGCTAAAACAGATGGATCTTATTAAGACATACTTCAAAACGCCTTTTGAATTTGTGCCAAGTTGCATTTGCATGCAACCAGTTTGTGAAACTGTTGCTATAGTTTGTTCAACAGTGTTGCTTTGCAGAAACAACACTTCCttataattcaaatttttttcatatctatttagtgcattactaaaataaacaaaacttgtTAAAACAGGGCAATATAAGGAACTTTTGAGAATTTGTCATAATTGGGTAAGACACGCAGCGTTCGTGTCATTATGACTCAGACAGAGGAAACTTGCTTAGACACAACTACCGAGTGGTCGCTTCACTCAGACCAGACCTTGTTTCACACTCTCGTCTTACATCTCAAGACACAATCAGCAAACTAGTCAGTTCTCAACTCTGGTAAGTCATGAGAAATATTTCTTATAGAAATGTATCAAATTTTAACTAACTTAAGAACTCCACTCTAAGTTGAAACATATTTCATAATGAAATGTTGTTCATGATAACAGGACTGTATTTGCAAGTGCTAAATTAACGCTGTGAAATTGGTCTTGTGGATCGATGTTACAGGTTGGGCGACTATGAGAAAGTTATGTTAAACATCACTCTTAAAATTGCATAGAACAAATCTGTTTTTCTAAGATCTAACCAAGGATATAATATACCTAAAGAGAGTGTGCATTACTATTTCCATTCATCTTTTCTACATAGAACTATGGTCTGTCAAACACCTCAGATGAGTGCATGTACTTTGTGGAAACAAAACTGAGCACACATTTTTTTATCTGACTTCATTAAGAGAGCTTCCACACATGACAGACCAAGCTACCAGTTAAATTTTCTGTTACACTTCTCTCTGCTAGGAGGAACAACCCTGACCTTGTTTACCCCCCAAAATAACAAAACTTGAATTTGAGTATGATAAAAGGAAAACAATAAccatttgaaaccagaaatgtttttattaaaagtcCTAATTTCAGATCAATTTATTTAAGCATGTAGATGTCAATGAATTTGAGTGTGTAAACAGTATGTAAAAAACTATTacagaaatatttcaaaattctcAGTAGAAATAAGATTGCTTTGGTTTCAAGGTCGAAACTGGTCCACTGTGCAGATGTTGTTTGCATACTATACTTAGTTATACACATTTTCAGTTTCATTACTCCAAGAGTCTGGAACCCAATGAAGCATTTAGATATTGGTCTGTAGTTAATATTAGATTGGATTCGTATCCGTGGTACATACCCTTTGGTATATGAATTATGAAACCATAAACATTTACGCATTCTACATTGAAAATGTACCCGTATGTGTGTCCCCGGGGACAAATGAAGCCACGACCTTTTGCgatgctaacgcaatgctctaccactgagccacaggaacacaggaAGGGGAAACATACTAAATGGAACACAAAGAAAAAAGTTAATGGTATAGTTTACCCAATagttataatttactcaccctccagtTGATCCAAATCTATagaattttctttcttctgttaaacacaaaagaagatattctggaGAAGGTTGGAACGTTGAATGTGGTGGTAGACACTGACTTTAATAGTAAGGgggaaaatactatggaagtcattggCTACCAATAACTGatttccaacattcttcaaaaaatattttgtgctcaacagaagaaaaaaaaagtatgcaggtttgtaacaacatgacgatgagtaaatgatggcaaaatgttaatttttgggtgaactatccctttaaggatatCATGCATGGTTGCTTATACATCCgttcttgaaatgtattttaaaaacttCAGCATTTGTAGATAACACAAATCATACAGGAAGTTAAAATGCCTGCTTTTGATGTCAAATAATTTCAACTCGCAGATACTCATGCAACAAAAACAGTTGCGTCAGCATTTTACACTACGCAGGAAGGCACACTTCCTTGTACACCGCAAACACTGTTGCAACAAGTTCACACTTCTTCCCACTTCTAGTGGAGAGTGTAGAATGTTGTAACATGAGCTTGTTTTAGTTTAGCCAATTTAAAATGTCACCAAAGTGAAATGCCTAATGTAGATGACGACCAGATTCCTGCAGTGATATCTCAATGTTGTTTTGGTTGCTGAACTGTTTACATGAAACTCTGAACTCTGTTTTCAGAAACTACGCTCCGGCTCTTTCTGTTAAACTACCATGACATCCAATAGCAGTTCACATCACTGCGGTAATTCAACTCAGGACCTGGTGGCAAATGTCCTTCCTCCTATACTCATCATTGAGCTGTTACTCGGCCTGCCTGGCAATGTCATGGCACTGTGTATCTTCGGCAAGAACTTTAGGACTTGGAGGGCAAATGTCATGTTCCTGTTCAACCTGGTTTTGTCTGACTTTCTGCTACTCATCAGCCTACCCTTCCGCATCGACAACTTCATGCGTGGCGAGAAATGGATATTTGGAGACGCCTGGTGTCGGATCAACCTGTTCATGCTGTCAGTCAACCGTTCAGCCAGCATTGCCTTCATGACCGCCGTGGCTGTTGACCGCTACTTTAAAGTGGTCCATCCACATCACAAAATCAACTACATAAGCACAAAACAAGCAGCCGGGATTGCCTGCTTCATCTGGGTTGTTGTGATATCCCTAAGAATCCCTTTGCTGGCCAACAAACTTCTGTACAACATCTCTTTTTGTAGGAGCTTTAGCAACTATGAGAAACCATCACTAGGTATCCAACTGCATTATGTCGTCTTTATCTTAGAGTTCTTTCTGCCTTTATTACTCCTGGTCTTCTGCTCCATGAGTATTGCATGGATCCTACGTACACGCAAGATGGACAAGGACAAGAAAGGGAAAAGGGCAGTTCGGACTGTTCTGGTGATCGTTGGGGTTTTTGTCCTTTGCTTCTTTCCCAGCATTGGCACAGGATTGATGGCACTCTATTTAAAAAAGCTTGGAGAAAAGTACTGTGATGCTTACACATTCACCAGTCAGTTGTTTTCTACATCCATAGCCTTCACTTATCTGAACAGTGCTCTGGACCCGATCATCTACTGCTTCTCCAGCTCTATCTTCCGAAATTATTTGAAACGTGTCGTCAACCGAACTGGAATCATGGAGCTACAGATGAGCCGACGTGCCAGTATGCCCAGTGGAAGTGACTGAGAGTGGATTGGGGATTGATGAGCATTGGACAGTGTACATACTgctaaatatacttttattttttccatcataGTTTTGTCAAATTCTCCTTTTTAAAACATATacaaaatattgtattgtatttttttttacatagatttTTATACAGATGCATTACAAAGTTTTATAATACATCTTATACATTATCTGacttaaatatagtaaatatatgataaatgcaAAAGTGTCACaagaatgataataaaaataaatcacatttttagaaggtttttttttttttttgatgaaatgatCAGCCTATGCCAGTCACGCTGTTTTCATTCAATTGAAAGTGTAAATACACGtagaaaacgtatccttgtgtTGCAGCTGACACAAAAGAGTGTACGCAGTTTGTGTACAGCAGAtcttctccaaaatggcgctacgtGATGccgagagagacagaggaga
This window of the Carassius gibelio isolate Cgi1373 ecotype wild population from Czech Republic chromosome B13, carGib1.2-hapl.c, whole genome shotgun sequence genome carries:
- the LOC127970735 gene encoding hydroxycarboxylic acid receptor 2, whose translation is MTSNSSSHHCGNSTQDLVANVLPPILIIELLLGLPGNVMALCIFGKNFRTWRANVMFLFNLVLSDFLLLISLPFRIDNFMRGEKWIFGDAWCRINLFMLSVNRSASIAFMTAVAVDRYFKVVHPHHKINYISTKQAAGIACFIWVVVISLRIPLLANKLLYNISFCRSFSNYEKPSLGIQLHYVVFILEFFLPLLLLVFCSMSIAWILRTRKMDKDKKGKRAVRTVLVIVGVFVLCFFPSIGTGLMALYLKKLGEKYCDAYTFTSQLFSTSIAFTYLNSALDPIIYCFSSSIFRNYLKRVVNRTGIMELQMSRRASMPSGSD